Proteins encoded within one genomic window of Kibdelosporangium phytohabitans:
- the add gene encoding adenosine deaminase — translation MDDLRRLPKANLHLHLTGAMRPSTLVELAAVHGLTVPPPLPMGEAHPWEAFQTRYDAARAAIRSAEDLHRVVTEAIEDNLADGCTWLEIQLDPTSYAPLLGGFEPVIETALDAMDGKPCGLVVASSWARPGEHATALARLAVRYTKVVGFGLSNDERRGSVPDFVEAFRITGEAGLISVPHGGFYEGAWHVKACVDQLKARRIGHGLTAMREARTVQHLADHQVALEVCPTSYPPLGVASYESLPIGDLLNAGVPVALGSDDPLLFGAGVAAQYVIAREVIGLSDKQLAAVATHSITSSAAPGDIKRNTVEAIETWCAKIH, via the coding sequence GTGGATGATCTCCGCCGGCTGCCGAAAGCGAATCTGCACCTGCACCTGACCGGCGCGATGCGGCCGTCGACCCTGGTCGAACTGGCCGCGGTGCACGGGTTGACGGTGCCCCCGCCGCTGCCGATGGGGGAGGCGCATCCATGGGAGGCGTTCCAGACGCGGTACGACGCGGCGCGAGCCGCGATCCGCAGCGCGGAGGACCTGCACCGCGTCGTCACCGAAGCCATAGAGGACAACCTCGCCGACGGTTGCACCTGGCTGGAGATCCAGCTCGACCCCACCTCCTACGCACCGCTGCTCGGCGGCTTCGAACCGGTGATCGAGACGGCGCTGGACGCGATGGACGGCAAACCGTGCGGACTGGTCGTGGCATCCAGCTGGGCGAGGCCGGGCGAGCACGCCACCGCGCTGGCTCGGCTGGCCGTCCGGTATACCAAAGTCGTCGGGTTCGGTCTGTCCAATGACGAGCGCCGCGGCAGCGTACCGGATTTCGTTGAAGCGTTCCGGATCACCGGTGAAGCAGGCCTGATCTCGGTACCGCACGGCGGTTTCTACGAAGGCGCGTGGCACGTCAAAGCGTGCGTGGACCAGCTGAAGGCGCGCCGCATCGGCCACGGCCTGACCGCCATGCGCGAAGCGCGCACAGTACAGCACCTGGCCGACCACCAAGTGGCGCTTGAGGTCTGTCCGACGTCCTATCCGCCACTCGGCGTAGCGTCTTACGAATCCCTGCCCATCGGCGATCTGCTCAATGCCGGAGTCCCCGTCGCGCTCGGGTCCGACGACCCGCTGCTGTTCGGCGCCGGAGTCGCCGCGCAGTACGTGATCGCGCGGGAGGTCATCGGCCTGTCCGACAAGCAACTCGCGGCCGTCGCCACCCACTCCATCACGTCCTCCGCCGCACCGGGCGACATCAAGCGCAACACGGTGGAAGCCATCGAAACCTGGTGTGCCAAAATCCACTGA
- a CDS encoding type I 3-dehydroquinate dehydratase — MTDLSRHDPGRTCSLVASLAGAPSRSVEELRLLNKVNGALEVRADIVGDLDPATLRDHVSGELVYSLRGMGAGGVFAGSGEQREQRLLAAAGHYDLIELEIGRDTTSRVLAAIPPHQRIVAWYGLSAAGGASGMDLAGLREKFSRMAEIPARQYLLVTHAASAEHALVPLRLLRSLARADVTAFSVGETGACGRLLAPWLGAPVVYGQIGGRAGEAPPIDRLIRDYPFPDVPPVRQVFGIAGRSVHMSLAPRMHNSAYRAIGYPGLYLPIATRDFLTTWRVMANGLAGLGFPLGGGTMVAPYKEAALRLAEVTSGAAASSGAANVLVRTETGWRAHTTDPFGVVGALGRAGIQLTGRKAAVVGCGGAGRGAAAGLLRFGVTPTLVNRGPDRGMRAARLLGLDYVPLHRFVPGDYSLIVHATPVRDELLFGLDRLARDTTLVDLPYGRRQTALVTAARRRRLRVIDGWEVLRIGVARQFRLMTGRSMPDPHSLEHVR; from the coding sequence ATGACCGACTTGTCCAGGCATGATCCGGGGCGCACGTGTTCGCTGGTCGCGTCGCTGGCCGGAGCGCCGTCCCGGTCGGTCGAGGAGTTGCGGCTGCTCAACAAGGTCAACGGCGCACTGGAAGTCAGGGCCGACATCGTCGGCGACCTCGATCCGGCGACGCTACGCGACCACGTGTCCGGCGAACTGGTCTACAGCCTGCGCGGTATGGGCGCGGGCGGCGTGTTCGCCGGCAGCGGCGAGCAACGTGAACAGCGACTGCTCGCCGCGGCAGGGCACTACGACTTGATCGAATTGGAGATCGGCCGGGACACGACATCGCGTGTCCTCGCCGCGATCCCGCCACACCAGCGCATTGTCGCGTGGTACGGCCTGAGCGCGGCAGGCGGCGCGAGTGGTATGGACCTCGCCGGGCTGCGGGAGAAGTTCAGCCGGATGGCCGAAATCCCGGCACGGCAGTACTTGCTCGTGACCCACGCCGCCTCCGCCGAGCACGCCCTCGTGCCGCTGCGATTGCTGCGGTCCCTCGCCAGGGCGGACGTGACCGCGTTCAGCGTCGGCGAAACAGGCGCATGTGGACGGTTGCTGGCGCCGTGGCTCGGCGCGCCGGTGGTCTACGGCCAGATCGGCGGTCGCGCCGGGGAAGCCCCGCCGATCGACCGGCTGATCCGCGACTACCCGTTCCCCGACGTGCCACCGGTCCGGCAGGTGTTCGGCATCGCCGGCCGTTCGGTGCACATGTCCCTGGCGCCGAGGATGCACAACAGCGCTTACCGGGCGATCGGCTACCCGGGTCTGTACCTGCCCATCGCCACACGGGATTTCCTCACCACCTGGCGTGTCATGGCGAACGGTCTGGCCGGACTCGGTTTCCCGCTCGGCGGCGGAACCATGGTGGCGCCCTACAAGGAGGCGGCGTTGCGGCTGGCCGAGGTGACCAGTGGCGCGGCGGCCAGTTCGGGGGCGGCGAACGTACTCGTCCGGACCGAGACGGGCTGGCGGGCGCACACCACTGACCCGTTCGGTGTCGTCGGCGCGCTCGGCCGTGCCGGAATCCAGCTCACCGGGCGCAAAGCGGCGGTCGTCGGCTGCGGTGGCGCCGGCCGCGGAGCCGCGGCGGGACTGCTGCGGTTCGGCGTGACTCCCACGCTGGTCAACCGCGGACCGGACCGCGGCATGCGGGCGGCGCGGCTGCTCGGCCTGGACTACGTACCACTGCACCGGTTCGTACCCGGCGACTACTCGTTGATCGTGCACGCCACGCCGGTCCGCGACGAGCTGCTGTTCGGACTGGACCGGCTGGCACGCGACACGACACTGGTCGACCTGCCCTACGGCCGCAGGCAGACCGCGCTCGTCACGGCCGCCCGCAGGCGGCGGCTGCGGGTGATCGACGGCTGGGAGGTGCTGCGGATCGGGGTGGCGCGGCAGTTCCGGCTGATGACGGGCCGATCCATGCCCGATCCCCACTCGCTGGAGCACGTGCGATGA
- a CDS encoding LuxR C-terminal-related transcriptional regulator produces MVETVLSVVLQHHNRLFREMLAAHLAREPDIAMLGTAASGPELIQLCDLRRPTVALFEADAPRWSNERLVSLLLPPGRLMRMIGLHQSLTTAHVIRAYEAGVSALVPYSGGLEPLLAAIRAPSSAIETARAKRGGGDALTQRELEVLYLVCAGYPPRQIGLELGISPHTVENHKQRIFSKLGVHNQAHAAASAVRLGLLTQAQVPRVDASAHERRPGLRVVLPTAEGPIADRAREVLDKHHIIVLDREAVPAQRADGDGDGKAESAVTVLIDPPQTNWRSQTGRGIVIIASQEPKQHLMAQAVAGGVTILPASAVDDLLAPAVEAANTGYVLLSAAYARAVLGPPGGEWRRWQLALTPREQEILSAIAQGHTTKQTARLLGISVRTVENLQGNLFRKLRVHRKAAALVVAHELGLLEE; encoded by the coding sequence ATGGTGGAAACCGTTCTCAGTGTTGTACTGCAGCATCACAACCGGCTGTTCCGTGAAATGCTGGCCGCGCACCTCGCACGCGAGCCCGATATCGCGATGCTGGGTACCGCGGCGTCGGGGCCGGAGCTGATCCAGTTGTGCGATCTGCGAAGGCCGACGGTCGCGTTGTTCGAGGCGGACGCGCCCAGATGGAGCAACGAACGGCTCGTTTCGCTGCTCCTGCCGCCAGGCAGGTTGATGCGGATGATCGGCCTGCACCAGTCCTTGACGACCGCGCACGTGATCCGGGCGTACGAGGCCGGGGTGAGCGCGCTCGTGCCGTACTCCGGCGGTCTCGAACCGTTGCTCGCCGCGATCAGGGCACCGTCGTCGGCAATCGAGACAGCGCGGGCCAAGCGCGGCGGCGGGGACGCGCTCACCCAGCGGGAACTGGAGGTCCTCTATCTCGTCTGCGCCGGGTACCCGCCCCGGCAGATCGGGCTGGAACTGGGAATCAGCCCGCACACGGTCGAGAACCACAAACAGCGCATCTTCAGCAAGCTCGGCGTGCACAACCAGGCGCACGCCGCCGCGAGCGCGGTCCGGCTCGGGCTGCTGACCCAGGCGCAGGTTCCCCGCGTGGACGCCTCGGCGCACGAACGAAGACCAGGGCTGCGCGTCGTGCTGCCCACGGCCGAGGGCCCGATCGCCGACCGCGCAAGGGAAGTGCTCGACAAACACCACATCATCGTCCTGGACCGCGAGGCTGTGCCCGCGCAGCGCGCGGACGGGGATGGGGACGGCAAGGCTGAATCCGCTGTGACCGTGCTGATCGACCCGCCGCAGACGAACTGGCGGAGCCAGACCGGCCGGGGCATCGTGATCATCGCCAGCCAGGAACCCAAACAGCACCTGATGGCGCAGGCCGTGGCGGGCGGCGTCACCATCCTGCCCGCCTCCGCCGTGGACGACCTGCTCGCCCCGGCGGTCGAAGCGGCGAACACCGGGTATGTCCTGCTCAGCGCGGCGTACGCGCGTGCGGTGCTCGGCCCGCCCGGCGGTGAGTGGCGCCGCTGGCAACTCGCGCTCACGCCACGGGAACAGGAAATCCTGTCGGCGATCGCGCAGGGGCACACCACCAAGCAAACCGCCCGGCTGCTGGGCATCTCCGTGCGTACTGTCGAGAACCTGCAGGGCAACCTGTTCCGCAAGTTACGGGTACACCGCAAAGCCGCGGCGCTGGTCGTCGCACACGAACTCGGCCTGTTGGAGGAGTGA
- a CDS encoding GH1 family beta-glucosidase, translated as MDTTAPTVGTRSEVKESDDPIDTLPSSFRWGVATSAYQIEGAHDEDGRTPSIWDTYCRTPGMVFEGDNGDVACDHYHRMPEDVELIRSLGVDTYRFSVAWPRVQPGGRGPVNHAGLAFYDRLVDELLDKGIDPWVTLYHWDLPQELEDEGGWPVRDTAYRFADYAMLVFDQLKDRVQTWTTLNEPWCSAMLGYAYGRQAPGRQDMPAAISAVHHLLLGHGLAAQRMRAEAPKPIELGITLNMGTSDPATDSELDVAAARRADGLGVRIYMDPLVHGRYPADVVEDLAARGIRIPIRPGDLSVISAPIDVLGVNFYSGHVFAGTDESGNDRDADGNPVERAVPQGHPVTAMGWEIVPDAFTRLLTRLSEDYPGLPMVITENGAAFEDEADTAGFVRDFDRVDYFNTHIGAVARARQAGADVRGYFAWSLMDNFEWSYGYEKRFGIVRVDYDTQVRTPKQSALWYRDTIKRVRGH; from the coding sequence ATGGATACAACTGCGCCAACCGTCGGAACCCGATCCGAGGTCAAGGAAAGCGACGATCCGATCGACACGCTGCCGTCGTCGTTCCGGTGGGGTGTGGCGACTTCGGCGTACCAGATCGAAGGAGCGCACGACGAGGACGGGCGAACCCCCTCGATCTGGGACACCTACTGCCGTACGCCGGGGATGGTGTTCGAGGGCGACAACGGTGACGTCGCCTGCGACCACTACCACCGGATGCCGGAGGACGTCGAGCTGATCCGTTCGCTCGGGGTGGACACCTACCGCTTCTCGGTGGCGTGGCCGCGGGTGCAGCCCGGTGGCCGCGGACCGGTCAACCACGCCGGCTTGGCGTTCTACGACCGGCTCGTCGACGAGCTGCTCGACAAGGGCATCGACCCGTGGGTCACGCTGTACCACTGGGACCTGCCGCAGGAGCTGGAGGACGAGGGCGGCTGGCCGGTGCGGGACACCGCATACCGGTTCGCCGACTACGCGATGCTGGTGTTCGACCAGCTCAAGGACCGCGTGCAGACGTGGACGACGCTGAACGAGCCGTGGTGCTCGGCCATGCTCGGCTACGCGTACGGCAGGCAGGCGCCCGGCCGCCAGGACATGCCTGCCGCGATCTCGGCCGTGCACCACCTGCTGCTCGGTCACGGCCTTGCCGCGCAACGGATGCGCGCCGAGGCCCCGAAGCCGATCGAACTGGGCATCACGCTGAACATGGGCACGTCGGATCCGGCGACGGACTCGGAGCTGGACGTCGCCGCGGCACGCCGCGCCGACGGCCTCGGCGTCCGGATCTACATGGATCCGCTCGTGCACGGCCGCTATCCCGCCGACGTGGTCGAGGACCTCGCGGCGCGCGGGATCCGGATCCCGATCCGGCCGGGCGACCTCAGCGTGATCTCGGCACCGATCGACGTACTCGGTGTCAACTTCTACAGTGGACACGTCTTCGCCGGCACCGACGAGAGCGGCAACGACCGCGACGCCGATGGCAACCCGGTCGAGCGTGCCGTCCCGCAGGGTCACCCGGTGACCGCGATGGGATGGGAGATCGTGCCGGACGCGTTCACCAGGCTGCTGACGAGGTTGTCCGAGGACTACCCCGGGCTGCCGATGGTGATCACGGAGAACGGAGCCGCTTTCGAGGACGAGGCCGACACGGCCGGCTTCGTGCGCGACTTCGACCGGGTCGACTACTTCAACACCCACATCGGCGCGGTCGCGCGTGCACGTCAGGCGGGGGCCGACGTGCGCGGGTACTTCGCCTGGTCGTTGATGGACAACTTCGAGTGGTCGTACGGCTACGAGAAGCGATTCGGCATCGTCCGGGTGGACTACGACACCCAAGTCCGCACCCCGAAACAGAGTGCGCTCTGGTACCGCGACACGATCAAGCGGGTCCGCGGGCACTGA
- a CDS encoding ABC transporter ATP-binding protein: protein MSDAVLEVKNLDVDYGLGDDAVHAVQDVNLTLHRGEVLGLAGESGSGKSTLAYGLTRLLPPPGVIAGGEVVYHAENGETADIMRMTDAQLRGFRWAETAIVFQGAMNSLNPVHKISTQMTDVIKAHDPRSTPRSRLERAKEMLSLVGISADRLDFYPHQLSGGMRQRVMIGMALALDPRIVIMDEPTTALDVVIQRQILGQLIELRERLGFSVLFITHDLSLLVEFSDRIAIMYGGRIVEEAPAGEIYEDSLHPYSDGLLHSFPALRGPRRELTGIPGSPPDLRAMPTGCAFHPRCPKAFDPCATDLPLLGIPETHANATSTGQPRTVACWLHPIH from the coding sequence ATGAGCGACGCCGTGCTCGAGGTGAAGAACCTCGATGTGGACTACGGGCTCGGCGACGACGCGGTGCACGCCGTCCAGGACGTGAACCTGACCCTGCACCGCGGCGAGGTGCTCGGCCTCGCCGGCGAGAGCGGCAGCGGCAAGTCGACGCTCGCGTACGGCCTGACCAGGTTGCTGCCGCCGCCGGGCGTGATCGCGGGTGGCGAGGTCGTCTACCACGCCGAGAACGGCGAAACCGCCGACATCATGCGGATGACCGACGCCCAGCTGCGCGGGTTCCGCTGGGCGGAGACCGCGATCGTGTTCCAGGGCGCGATGAACTCGCTCAACCCGGTGCACAAGATCTCCACCCAGATGACCGACGTGATCAAGGCGCACGACCCGCGCTCGACGCCGCGCTCCCGCCTGGAGCGGGCCAAGGAGATGCTGTCGCTCGTCGGGATCTCGGCCGACCGGCTGGATTTCTACCCGCACCAGCTGTCCGGCGGCATGCGCCAGCGCGTGATGATCGGGATGGCGCTCGCGCTCGACCCGCGGATCGTGATCATGGACGAGCCGACCACCGCGCTCGACGTGGTGATCCAGCGCCAGATCCTCGGCCAGCTCATCGAGCTGCGCGAGCGGCTGGGCTTCTCGGTGCTGTTCATCACCCACGACCTGTCGCTGCTCGTCGAGTTCTCCGACCGGATCGCGATCATGTACGGTGGCCGGATCGTCGAGGAGGCACCGGCCGGCGAGATCTACGAAGACTCACTGCACCCTTACAGTGACGGTTTGCTCCACTCGTTCCCCGCGTTGCGCGGGCCACGCAGGGAACTGACCGGTATCCCCGGCTCTCCGCCGGATCTACGCGCGATGCCGACCGGCTGCGCGTTCCATCCACGCTGCCCGAAGGCCTTCGACCCGTGTGCCACGGACCTTCCGCTGCTCGGCATTCCCGAAACGCACGCCAATGCCACGAGCACCGGACAGCCGCGCACGGTGGCCTGCTGGCTGCATCCCATCCACTGA
- a CDS encoding ABC transporter permease yields the protein MATPSVVEATPVAGAAAPAKRRRLRFVANPKAAIGLGMMAFFVLLAIIGPMIAPYDPSARSNALVEGPSAEHWFGTTHLGQDVFSQLVSGTRSVILVGLLAGLIATILSLLVGVTSGYLSGAGAESLSALSNVFLVIPALPLIIIITSILPETTDLTIALVIGLTSWAWGARVLRAQTLSLRGRDYIEAARATGEKTWRIIIFEIIPNLTAVIASNFIGTVIFAVTSEITLAFIGVNTSGDNWNWGTILFWAQGQQALAQGAWWWFVPAGLAIALLGTALALLNFGIDEFVSPRLRGSGKSKVKTVDGHTVRMRVGFTPVLGLGRKDGKP from the coding sequence ATGGCCACACCGTCTGTCGTCGAGGCGACACCGGTCGCCGGAGCGGCGGCCCCGGCCAAGCGCCGCCGGCTGCGGTTCGTCGCCAACCCGAAGGCCGCGATCGGGCTCGGGATGATGGCTTTCTTCGTCCTGCTGGCGATCATCGGCCCGATGATCGCGCCGTACGACCCGTCGGCGAGGTCCAACGCGCTGGTCGAGGGACCGTCCGCCGAGCACTGGTTCGGCACGACGCACCTCGGTCAGGACGTGTTCAGCCAGCTGGTCTCCGGCACGCGCAGCGTCATCCTGGTCGGGCTGCTCGCCGGTCTGATCGCGACGATCCTCTCGCTGCTGGTCGGCGTGACGTCCGGCTACCTCTCCGGCGCGGGCGCGGAGAGCCTGTCCGCGCTGTCCAACGTGTTCCTGGTGATCCCGGCACTACCGCTGATCATCATCATCACGTCGATCCTGCCGGAGACCACGGACCTCACGATCGCGCTCGTGATCGGGCTGACGTCGTGGGCGTGGGGCGCCCGCGTGCTCCGAGCGCAGACGTTGTCTTTGCGGGGCAGGGACTACATCGAAGCCGCCCGTGCGACGGGTGAGAAGACCTGGCGCATCATCATCTTCGAGATCATCCCGAACCTGACCGCGGTGATCGCGTCGAACTTCATCGGCACCGTCATCTTCGCGGTCACCTCCGAGATCACGCTGGCCTTCATCGGCGTGAACACCAGCGGTGACAACTGGAACTGGGGCACGATCCTGTTCTGGGCCCAGGGCCAGCAAGCGCTCGCGCAGGGCGCGTGGTGGTGGTTCGTGCCCGCCGGGCTGGCCATCGCGCTGCTCGGCACCGCGCTGGCGTTGCTGAACTTCGGGATCGACGAGTTCGTCAGCCCGCGCCTGCGCGGCAGCGGCAAGTCCAAGGTCAAGACGGTCGACGGGCACACCGTCCGGATGCGGGTCGGCTTCACCCCGGTGCTGGGTCTCGGTCGGAAGGACGGGAAACCATGA
- a CDS encoding ABC transporter permease, giving the protein MGYLVKRIAFYLFTAWAAITLNFFVPRVMPGDPVQSLINKARGQMTADSIQSLYILFGLDKDESLLSQYFKYWGQLFRGDLGMSFTFFPSQVGEVIGRALPWTLALVGITTVIGFVIGTALGTLAGWRRGSWIDALIPVTTFLSSIPYFWLGLIAIALLTGPDSFFPPGNGHDTGLVPGWDWEFVGSAVQHSLLPAITILISSMSGWILSMRNMMVTVASEDYVTVAHAKGLPERRVMVGYAARNALLPNVSGFALSLGFIVGGTLLVEIVFSYPGLGFLLFQGVGTKDYPLLQGIFLIITLSVLLANFVADLAYMLLDPRTRREA; this is encoded by the coding sequence ATGGGCTACCTCGTCAAACGGATCGCCTTCTACCTGTTCACCGCGTGGGCCGCGATCACGCTGAACTTCTTCGTCCCGCGCGTGATGCCCGGCGACCCGGTGCAGTCGCTGATCAACAAGGCGCGCGGCCAGATGACCGCCGACTCGATCCAGTCGCTGTACATCCTCTTCGGACTGGACAAGGACGAGAGCCTGCTCTCCCAGTACTTCAAGTACTGGGGCCAGTTGTTCCGCGGCGACCTCGGCATGTCCTTCACGTTCTTCCCCAGCCAGGTCGGCGAGGTGATCGGCAGGGCGCTGCCGTGGACGCTGGCGCTGGTCGGCATCACGACGGTGATCGGCTTCGTGATCGGCACCGCGCTCGGCACGCTCGCCGGCTGGCGCCGCGGGTCGTGGATCGACGCGCTGATCCCGGTGACGACGTTCCTGTCGTCCATCCCGTACTTCTGGCTCGGCCTGATCGCCATCGCGCTGCTGACCGGGCCGGACAGCTTCTTCCCGCCCGGCAACGGCCACGACACCGGCCTGGTGCCCGGCTGGGACTGGGAGTTCGTCGGCAGCGCGGTCCAGCACAGCCTGCTGCCCGCGATCACCATCCTGATCTCCTCGATGTCCGGCTGGATCCTGAGCATGCGCAACATGATGGTGACGGTCGCGTCCGAGGACTACGTGACGGTCGCGCACGCCAAGGGGTTGCCCGAACGCCGTGTCATGGTCGGCTACGCGGCTCGCAACGCCTTGTTGCCCAACGTTTCCGGCTTCGCGTTGTCGCTCGGCTTCATCGTCGGTGGCACGCTGCTCGTCGAGATCGTGTTCTCCTACCCGGGTCTCGGTTTCCTGCTCTTCCAGGGGGTCGGCACCAAGGACTACCCCCTGCTGCAGGGCATCTTCCTGATCATCACGTTGTCCGTGCTGCTGGCCAACTTCGTCGCGGACCTGGCGTACATGCTGCTGGACCCGCGTACCCGAAGGGAGGCCTGA
- a CDS encoding ABC transporter ATP-binding protein — MKASASETTEVVLEADGLTKHFPVRKRGREVLSKVTKVVRAVDDVSLALRRGRVTALVGESGSGKSTVARLLAQLHSRTAGDIRLHGEPVAVKSGKKFRAYSKRVQMIFQDPFASLNPVHTVRYHLTRALKIHDRAGRTKDDLEQALADLLRRVQLTPPERYIDKFPHELSGGQRQRVAIARALGADPEALLADEPVSMLDVSIRLGVLNLLRDLKERLNLAILYITHDIASARYFADETIVMYAGRVVEGGDSETVTQRPAHPYTQLLIDSAPDPDQITAHAAKDNDRGTGEPPSLINPPAGCRFHPRCPHVMDRCETELPPRFDIGDGDGHFAACWLFAREES; from the coding sequence ATGAAGGCATCGGCCTCCGAGACCACCGAGGTGGTCCTGGAGGCCGATGGCCTGACCAAGCACTTCCCGGTCCGCAAGCGCGGCCGGGAGGTGCTGTCCAAGGTGACCAAGGTGGTCAGGGCGGTCGACGACGTCAGCCTCGCGCTGCGGCGCGGCCGGGTGACCGCGCTGGTCGGCGAGTCCGGGTCGGGCAAGTCCACTGTGGCCAGACTGCTCGCCCAGCTCCACAGCCGGACCGCCGGTGACATCAGGCTGCACGGCGAGCCGGTGGCGGTGAAGTCCGGCAAGAAGTTCCGCGCGTACTCCAAACGCGTCCAGATGATCTTCCAGGACCCGTTCGCTTCGCTGAACCCGGTGCACACCGTGCGCTACCACCTGACCAGGGCGCTCAAGATCCACGACCGGGCGGGCAGGACCAAGGACGACCTGGAGCAGGCGCTGGCCGACCTGCTCAGGCGGGTGCAGCTGACACCACCGGAACGCTACATCGACAAGTTCCCGCACGAGCTGTCCGGCGGGCAGCGCCAGCGCGTGGCGATCGCCCGTGCGCTCGGCGCGGACCCCGAAGCGCTGCTCGCCGACGAGCCGGTGTCCATGTTGGACGTCTCGATCCGGCTCGGCGTGCTGAACCTGCTGCGGGACCTGAAGGAACGCCTGAACCTGGCGATCCTGTACATCACGCACGACATCGCGTCGGCGCGGTACTTCGCCGACGAGACGATCGTGATGTACGCCGGCCGCGTCGTCGAAGGCGGCGACAGCGAGACCGTCACGCAGCGGCCCGCGCACCCGTACACGCAGCTGCTGATCGATTCGGCGCCCGACCCCGACCAGATCACCGCCCACGCGGCCAAGGACAACGACCGGGGCACCGGGGAACCGCCCAGCCTGATCAACCCGCCCGCCGGTTGCCGGTTCCACCCGCGTTGCCCGCACGTGATGGACCGCTGCGAGACCGAACTGCCACCGCGGTTCGACATCGGTGACGGCGACGGGCACTTCGCCGCCTGCTGGCTGTTCGCGCGGGAGGAGAGCTGA
- a CDS encoding ABC transporter substrate-binding protein, with amino-acid sequence MRAKRTVALALAGILSMASLAACSSSNSGANGSKSSTSVLNVGMPNGPQTENNNPFVNTSAARQSGYMRAIYEPLVMYNEVKTSDNTKPWLATKWEWSDNYRKLVFTIRDNVKWSDGQPLTADDVAYTFQLLRDNPGLNIDSVKYKDISASGNQVTLGFDGSQFVYQKKILEQIIVPKHQWSTFGAPATETVKNPIGSGPFTLKSFTPQTATLVAREGYWQEAPAVKEIRYTSYNDNQAQTTALATGQAEWSFVFIPNPQAVYTSKDPKNYKLWFPGVLGIHGLIFNTKIKPWDNKYLRRAVNMVVNRDDIFTQGEAGYFYPKVDNITGIPTPNGDPFIAPEFKDKKTAIDVAGAKKLLTDNGFTYQGDKLVDPAGQPVTLKTIVPSGWSDYVTNLEIIKDNLKGLGIDSTVDKINQDAWGKAIDTGDFQATLHWTNNGITPYDIYQSIMDGALYKPIGQGGINGNYGRYENPAATAALNSFANAADEASRTTAMNELQKIFVDEMPAVIHSAASVGGQYSTKNWVGWPDEQNSYAPLQPTQENALDIIMRLKPAGS; translated from the coding sequence ATGCGAGCCAAGCGCACTGTCGCCTTAGCCCTCGCTGGCATCCTGTCGATGGCCAGCCTCGCCGCCTGCAGCAGCAGCAACAGCGGGGCCAACGGCTCGAAGAGCTCGACGTCAGTGCTGAACGTCGGTATGCCCAACGGTCCGCAGACCGAGAACAACAACCCGTTCGTGAACACGTCGGCGGCCCGCCAGTCGGGCTACATGCGGGCGATCTACGAGCCGCTCGTGATGTACAACGAGGTCAAGACCAGTGACAACACCAAGCCGTGGCTGGCGACCAAGTGGGAGTGGTCGGACAACTACCGCAAGCTCGTCTTCACGATCCGGGACAACGTCAAGTGGTCCGACGGGCAGCCGCTGACCGCCGACGACGTGGCCTACACGTTCCAGCTGCTGCGGGACAACCCCGGCCTGAACATCGACAGCGTCAAGTACAAGGACATCAGCGCGTCCGGCAACCAGGTCACGCTGGGCTTCGACGGCTCGCAGTTCGTATACCAGAAGAAGATCCTCGAGCAGATCATCGTGCCCAAGCACCAGTGGTCGACCTTCGGCGCGCCGGCCACCGAGACGGTGAAGAACCCGATCGGCAGCGGCCCGTTCACGCTCAAGTCGTTCACGCCGCAGACCGCCACCCTGGTGGCCCGTGAGGGCTACTGGCAGGAGGCGCCCGCGGTCAAGGAGATCCGCTACACCTCCTACAACGACAACCAGGCGCAGACCACGGCGCTGGCGACCGGCCAGGCCGAGTGGAGCTTCGTGTTCATCCCGAACCCGCAGGCTGTCTACACGAGCAAGGACCCGAAGAACTACAAGCTCTGGTTCCCCGGTGTGCTCGGCATCCACGGCCTGATCTTCAACACCAAGATCAAGCCGTGGGACAACAAGTACCTGCGCCGCGCGGTCAACATGGTGGTCAACCGGGACGACATCTTCACCCAGGGTGAGGCCGGCTACTTCTACCCGAAGGTCGACAACATCACGGGTATCCCGACCCCGAACGGCGACCCGTTCATCGCGCCGGAGTTCAAGGACAAGAAGACGGCGATCGACGTCGCGGGCGCCAAGAAGCTGCTGACCGACAACGGCTTCACCTACCAGGGCGACAAGCTGGTCGACCCGGCGGGCCAGCCGGTCACGCTCAAGACCATCGTGCCGTCGGGCTGGTCGGACTACGTGACCAACCTGGAGATCATCAAGGACAACCTCAAGGGTCTCGGCATCGACTCCACGGTCGACAAGATCAACCAGGACGCGTGGGGCAAGGCCATCGACACCGGTGACTTCCAGGCCACCCTGCACTGGACGAACAACGGCATCACCCCGTACGACATCTACCAGTCCATCATGGATGGCGCGCTGTACAAGCCGATCGGCCAGGGTGGGATCAACGGCAACTACGGCCGTTACGAGAACCCGGCGGCCACGGCGGCGCTGAACTCGTTCGCCAACGCGGCCGACGAGGCCTCCCGCACGACGGCCATGAACGAGCTGCAGAAGATCTTCGTCGACGAGATGCCCGCGGTCATCCACTCCGCGGCCAGCGTCGGCGGCCAGTACTCGACGAAGAACTGGGTCGGCTGGCCGGACGAGCAGAACTCGTACGCTCCTCTGCAGCCGACGCAGGAGAACGCGCTGGACATCATCATGCGGCTCAAGCCCGCGGGCTCATGA